Proteins co-encoded in one uncultured Draconibacterium sp. genomic window:
- a CDS encoding alpha/beta hydrolase → MIQEKTIVLFIISLLIASSTLGSDNVFAGYVVKEFTFEGHDARIVFPNKSDKHNYWIWRARFWGHEPQVDKALLERGFHVVYVDVANLFGNPEAVKLWNHFYDFCISEYKLNPKVVLEGMSRGGLIIYNWASQNTDKVFCIYADAPVCDIKSWPGGMLKAKGDPYLWKICLAGYGLDSVSVKNFRDIPINNCVNIAKAGIPVLHVYGDADTILPYEENTTLLAERFKNAGGTIKLIPKKGVGHHPHCLEDPTPIVDFILNSIRRID, encoded by the coding sequence ATGATTCAAGAAAAGACAATAGTCCTATTCATTATTTCACTTTTAATTGCCAGTAGTACTCTTGGAAGCGATAATGTGTTTGCCGGATATGTTGTAAAGGAATTTACATTTGAAGGACATGATGCCAGGATTGTGTTTCCGAATAAAAGTGATAAGCATAATTACTGGATTTGGAGAGCAAGATTCTGGGGACATGAACCTCAGGTCGATAAAGCCTTACTTGAAAGAGGTTTTCATGTTGTATATGTTGACGTTGCTAACTTATTCGGTAACCCGGAGGCAGTAAAGCTTTGGAACCACTTTTATGATTTTTGTATTTCTGAATATAAACTAAATCCAAAAGTGGTGCTGGAAGGAATGAGCCGCGGTGGTTTAATAATATACAATTGGGCCTCGCAGAATACAGATAAGGTGTTTTGTATTTATGCTGATGCCCCGGTATGCGACATAAAAAGCTGGCCCGGGGGAATGTTAAAAGCGAAAGGGGATCCCTATTTATGGAAAATTTGCTTAGCAGGCTATGGACTGGATTCCGTTTCGGTTAAAAATTTTAGGGATATTCCAATAAACAATTGTGTGAATATTGCAAAAGCCGGAATCCCCGTACTCCATGTTTATGGTGATGCAGATACTATCCTTCCTTACGAAGAGAACACAACATTATTGGCCGAAAGATTTAAAAATGCCGGGGGCACGATTAAATTAATACCAAAGAAAGGTGTTGGACATCATCCTCATTGCCTGGAAGACCCAACACCGATTGTTGATTTTATATTGAATAGTATCCGAAGAATAGATTGA
- a CDS encoding malectin domain-containing carbohydrate-binding protein → MNKIIFLFIYLVSFAFIARLNAQSLPINIDFEGFVDGQKLTESMLQDDMGLSVEFFQGSGKSVIDKSVSFSGESSLKVVYNKGEIGPDAGCQFPVIFNPEDEVYVSYNFMLGEDFLWGGTDDFGGKLPGLASTGLCGGNMYCDGTDGFSARFMWGREGDFRLYLYHMDKTIISGESHIYFTSGSDRFHLQRGVWYTLTERVKINTGNNKDGEVQCWLDGHEFANLTNIRFVNNGDKVDRFFFTTFYGGAQSCAPAHDCHIWFDNIKISTTSTITSNSMPVANAGANKTVVLPNSGTFNGSGTDSDGTIEGYSWKKILGADCVLSGENTANLTVSDLSTGFYEFSLTVTDNAGSTNTDNVAVIVFPESGNFSFAINSGGDALTGDDGTIYVKDYFYSGGDKKTKLNDQIDGTQDQELYQYYRNGIFSYAIPIVNGEYKVTLKMMESYWTSTGERLFDVKMEGNNVIENLDIVEKVGSKFVAYDETHTVTVTDGELNINFTASKDYGILCALVIESTGVTTSTNTLSGVNAGRDVTVYPNPVKNYVIVDNIAGFRQIKLIDVQGKIVKTIYISSNQEKIDLNNIYSGMYTIQLIDENLSIVTKKIIVE, encoded by the coding sequence ATGAACAAAATAATATTTCTATTTATTTATTTAGTATCATTTGCTTTTATAGCACGACTAAACGCACAATCATTACCCATAAATATAGATTTTGAAGGATTTGTTGATGGACAGAAATTAACTGAATCAATGCTTCAGGATGATATGGGATTATCTGTTGAATTTTTTCAAGGAAGTGGAAAAAGTGTGATAGACAAGAGCGTCTCCTTTTCAGGTGAGAGTTCCCTTAAAGTGGTGTACAATAAAGGAGAAATTGGACCCGATGCGGGTTGCCAGTTTCCTGTTATTTTTAATCCAGAAGATGAAGTGTATGTTTCTTATAATTTTATGTTAGGTGAGGATTTTTTATGGGGAGGAACAGATGATTTTGGCGGGAAATTGCCCGGGCTCGCTTCAACAGGCTTATGTGGTGGTAATATGTATTGTGATGGAACTGATGGTTTCAGTGCTCGTTTTATGTGGGGAAGGGAAGGTGATTTTCGCCTATATCTCTACCATATGGATAAGACCATCATATCTGGTGAATCCCATATTTATTTTACTTCTGGTTCTGATAGATTTCACCTACAAAGAGGTGTTTGGTATACACTTACTGAACGTGTAAAGATAAATACCGGAAATAATAAAGATGGAGAAGTACAGTGTTGGCTTGATGGCCATGAATTTGCTAATTTGACTAATATTCGCTTTGTAAATAATGGGGATAAGGTCGACAGGTTTTTCTTTACAACGTTTTATGGAGGAGCCCAATCATGCGCTCCGGCACATGATTGCCATATTTGGTTCGATAATATCAAAATATCAACTACTAGTACTATTACTAGTAATAGTATGCCTGTAGCTAATGCTGGTGCAAATAAAACTGTTGTTTTACCAAATTCAGGAACTTTTAATGGCTCAGGAACAGATTCTGATGGTACAATTGAAGGATATTCCTGGAAGAAGATTCTTGGTGCTGACTGTGTACTTTCAGGTGAAAATACAGCAAATTTAACAGTAAGTGATTTAAGCACTGGATTTTATGAATTTAGCCTGACTGTTACAGATAATGCTGGAAGTACAAATACTGATAATGTTGCTGTTATAGTATTTCCAGAATCAGGTAATTTTTCTTTTGCTATAAATAGTGGTGGCGATGCTCTAACAGGCGATGATGGGACAATATATGTAAAAGATTATTTTTATTCAGGTGGTGACAAGAAAACAAAACTAAATGATCAAATTGATGGAACACAGGATCAAGAATTATATCAATATTACAGGAATGGAATTTTCTCTTATGCGATTCCAATTGTCAACGGAGAGTACAAAGTTACCTTAAAAATGATGGAAAGTTATTGGACCTCTACAGGGGAGAGACTTTTTGACGTGAAAATGGAGGGTAATAATGTTATTGAAAACCTTGATATAGTTGAAAAAGTTGGTTCTAAATTTGTTGCTTATGATGAAACACATACCGTAACAGTTACAGACGGTGAATTAAACATTAATTTTACCGCATCAAAAGATTATGGAATACTATGTGCACTTGTGATTGAAAGCACTGGAGTTACAACTTCAACAAACACATTATCAGGAGTAAACGCAGGTCGGGATGTGACTGTTTATCCAAATCCTGTAAAAAACTATGTTATCGTAGATAATATAGCAGGTTTTAGACAGATTAAATTGATAGATGTACAAGGCAAGATAGTTAAGACTATTTATATTAGCTCAAATCAAGAAAAAATTGACCTAAATAATATTTACAGTGGAATGTATACAATTCAATTAATTGATGAAAATTTATCTATTGTTACTAAGAAGATTATTGTGGAATAA
- a CDS encoding VCBS repeat-containing protein has translation MKNILVILFFTLTSVTMIYAQDEKNPGWTHFYIDAIMPGSTYGAAGPVLADYDGDGDLDVAISRRNTKEAYWYEQINDSIWIPHIIGHADQLGSTLGSAGIDIDQDGWTDVMFEGVWFKNPGNIGIDHYNEPQWKSYFYKGGGHDICSADINGDGSADPVIYDGYKLSWYTRTSKGLAERIIDYGYEDHGGIAPNGIGDLEGDGDLDVVNPGYWFENPGKEMERWTRHEWPYQEVPYASFGNSIRVWIADINKDGKNDIVYSNCDTGGSHVYWVENKNNGTKWEQHKLEDPPTREGDVPGTGSFHSLGIADFDQDGNIDIFAGEQEDPSVYMVEQGKVAMKPQGLKERGVIWYNKGGANPAFEIYIIHIDNPGWHDAQLGDVDGDGDIDIVSKVWHADGPIHHLDYWRNEYRKK, from the coding sequence ATGAAAAATATACTTGTAATTTTATTTTTCACGCTAACAAGTGTGACAATGATATATGCCCAGGATGAAAAAAATCCCGGATGGACACATTTTTATATTGATGCGATTATGCCCGGCTCAACTTACGGAGCTGCAGGCCCTGTATTAGCCGATTATGACGGTGATGGTGACCTGGATGTAGCTATCTCTCGTCGAAACACAAAAGAAGCATATTGGTATGAACAGATTAATGACTCTATTTGGATACCCCATATTATTGGACATGCAGATCAACTGGGCAGCACTCTTGGTTCAGCCGGAATTGACATTGATCAGGATGGTTGGACCGATGTGATGTTTGAAGGCGTGTGGTTTAAAAACCCGGGGAACATAGGAATAGACCATTATAACGAACCTCAGTGGAAATCCTATTTTTATAAGGGAGGAGGTCACGACATCTGTAGTGCAGACATTAATGGTGACGGTTCAGCAGATCCTGTTATTTACGATGGCTATAAACTATCGTGGTATACAAGAACCTCAAAAGGCCTTGCCGAAAGGATTATTGATTATGGTTATGAAGATCATGGTGGAATAGCACCTAATGGTATTGGTGACCTGGAAGGCGATGGTGATCTGGATGTGGTTAACCCCGGTTACTGGTTTGAGAATCCCGGAAAAGAAATGGAACGCTGGACTCGCCATGAGTGGCCTTATCAGGAAGTACCGTATGCCTCATTTGGCAATAGTATTAGGGTATGGATTGCTGACATTAATAAAGACGGCAAAAATGATATTGTATACAGCAATTGTGACACCGGTGGTTCACACGTTTACTGGGTTGAAAACAAAAATAATGGCACAAAATGGGAACAGCATAAACTGGAAGATCCTCCAACCCGTGAAGGTGATGTTCCCGGAACGGGTTCATTTCATTCGTTGGGCATAGCGGACTTTGATCAGGATGGTAATATTGACATTTTCGCAGGCGAACAGGAAGACCCTTCGGTGTATATGGTTGAGCAAGGCAAAGTAGCAATGAAACCACAGGGACTAAAAGAACGTGGTGTGATTTGGTATAATAAAGGGGGGGCAAATCCCGCGTTTGAAATTTATATTATCCATATAGATAACCCAGGCTGGCACGATGCTCAATTGGGCGATGTGGATGGGGACGGAGATATTGACATTGTCTCAAAAGTGTGGCATGCCGACGGACCGATTCATCATCTTGATTACTGGAGAAATGAATATCGAAAGAAATAG
- a CDS encoding alpha/beta fold hydrolase, which produces MAQKSSYTDTSYYSKVFGGEKTFRIYLPQEHGSTTKRYPVIYFFHGWGGRYFKDPSANIAYEKLGELVEKHQVILVMWDGNIEETEPRPYNVGNHADMKYKIQMKDYFPELINHIDSSFPTIPDRNNRGIIGFSMGGFMASYLAGKYPDKVSAVVSFTGSAEFFIGYPDNYTLYPVRYTLENLRDVAFYLHNRDNCPMAGLNEEVYQAAVWNKMDNFQYQKIPGEHTIDKPGETEVFESAISYLVEQFNEPKPTKPKWSHYDLYPEFKVWDYTVRSNKSEPGFLYLRNVSKSGFGFYTYSWLPDGCPIKNCKTKIITAVCYKPNTQYQINVVHTKTGVIERLMQESDKVGRLHFSLPGDGYEVGIEEASADPVFSVVSYRLNENEKYLKINEQNELRVQLLNRTQYIPANQKIKIELSCSDSTVHVLNPVDEIELSQENIILTSNFFKVVCAKEPPSNGSPAWLNMKITVSFEDSYTEDSFTVPVWFDVPYFQKIQLNTADAETTTNDRFVSRGERFSLKQDGHLLKLYTEDPFVDFSEEKVFAEVIPAYWPDGLSLSSQVKIANDCPNGHEIEFLAFYETKTYKPIVRQRHWGKVKIVVKE; this is translated from the coding sequence ATGGCTCAAAAATCTTCCTACACTGATACTTCATATTACAGTAAGGTTTTTGGAGGGGAAAAAACATTTCGCATTTACTTACCCCAAGAACATGGTTCAACAACAAAGCGTTATCCTGTAATTTATTTCTTTCATGGCTGGGGTGGCCGCTATTTTAAAGATCCTTCCGCAAATATTGCCTATGAAAAATTAGGTGAACTGGTTGAAAAACATCAGGTTATTCTGGTCATGTGGGATGGAAATATAGAAGAAACAGAACCACGCCCCTACAATGTAGGGAACCATGCCGATATGAAATACAAGATACAAATGAAAGATTATTTTCCTGAGTTGATTAACCATATTGATTCATCCTTCCCTACTATTCCGGATCGAAATAACCGCGGGATAATTGGGTTTAGCATGGGTGGGTTTATGGCTTCTTATCTTGCAGGGAAGTATCCTGATAAAGTTTCGGCAGTGGTAAGTTTTACCGGAAGCGCAGAATTTTTCATTGGATATCCTGATAATTACACCTTGTATCCGGTGCGGTATACGCTCGAAAACCTTCGTGATGTGGCTTTTTATTTACACAACAGGGACAATTGCCCCATGGCTGGTTTAAACGAAGAAGTTTATCAGGCTGCAGTCTGGAACAAAATGGATAATTTTCAATATCAGAAGATTCCAGGAGAACATACGATCGACAAGCCTGGCGAAACCGAAGTTTTTGAATCGGCAATAAGTTATTTAGTCGAACAATTTAACGAACCTAAACCAACTAAACCCAAATGGTCGCACTACGATTTATACCCCGAATTTAAAGTTTGGGATTATACAGTGCGGAGCAATAAATCCGAGCCTGGTTTTTTGTACTTGAGAAATGTATCTAAATCAGGCTTTGGATTTTATACTTATAGCTGGCTACCCGATGGTTGTCCGATTAAAAATTGCAAGACCAAAATAATTACTGCTGTATGTTATAAACCTAATACTCAATACCAAATTAATGTTGTTCATACCAAAACGGGAGTGATTGAGCGATTAATGCAAGAATCAGATAAAGTGGGCAGATTACATTTCAGCTTGCCGGGCGATGGGTACGAAGTTGGAATAGAGGAGGCTTCAGCAGATCCTGTTTTCTCGGTTGTTAGTTACCGATTGAATGAGAATGAAAAATATTTGAAGATTAACGAGCAGAACGAACTCCGGGTACAGTTGTTAAACCGCACCCAATATATTCCGGCAAACCAGAAAATAAAGATTGAACTTTCATGCTCCGATAGTACTGTTCATGTACTTAACCCGGTTGACGAAATAGAATTGAGTCAAGAAAATATAATCCTGACCTCCAATTTCTTTAAGGTTGTTTGTGCTAAAGAACCACCTTCCAACGGATCTCCAGCATGGTTAAACATGAAGATTACAGTTTCATTTGAAGATTCTTACACTGAAGATAGTTTTACAGTTCCGGTTTGGTTTGATGTTCCATATTTTCAGAAGATACAGCTAAATACCGCTGACGCTGAAACGACAACGAACGATAGGTTTGTTAGTCGCGGAGAAAGGTTTTCCTTAAAACAGGACGGGCATTTATTAAAATTATATACGGAAGATCCGTTTGTCGATTTTAGTGAAGAAAAAGTATTTGCCGAAGTGATTCCTGCCTATTGGCCTGATGGGTTAAGCCTGAGTTCGCAGGTTAAAATTGCAAATGATTGTCCAAACGGGCATGAAATCGAATTCCTGGCATTTTACGAAACAAAAACCTACAAACCAATAGTTAGGCAGCGGCATTGGGGAAAAGTTAAAATTGTTGTAAAAGAATGA
- a CDS encoding RagB/SusD family nutrient uptake outer membrane protein, which translates to MKKYNILLFLFSAVVLFSACSEDNLDIEQKGVIDIEAFYETDEDALSALTDAYADFATNIGGNDGTYVPLNIIFNYCADNLLAAGAYYGDNDHIACINEFRFDTQSSIISTMYKRFYFVIYHTNLVIDNFEYGESAIKDRCISEARIMRAWCHMMAAMAWGTPPLIDHLLAGTDKPSNYEGGHEALLQWCADECADAVQYLDERESTSDKDGAVKVTKGFAWTVQGKALLYKKDYEGAKAAFKKVIDSKKYDLIPGERWGELFHIEGDGCEEKIFETNLINNASIGDWGGKVQRSTWMELNLWGWRTDRLASKPLMQSDQGWGGLAIEEDFANEFVANDGDSYRRKATMVSYNEFITELEWSSDEDNPTVEDKLKDENRGIVVTEGLYGQCLYLQRKHIASDKDRTTNWYRFNNFIIERYADVLLLYAETCARTTDEGGLGLESLQKVQQRAGSDYVSSELTLEDVKKERNYELWCERARWIDMKRWGELEKVKNAGKNIPTLKDAVNDGEAKHRGYLTYSNPNEGKESGFKEGKHEYFPYPYSITSINPNIVQNPGWE; encoded by the coding sequence ATGAAGATGCCCTATCTGCGCTAACCGACGCATACGCTGATTTTGCTACAAACATTGGAGGAAATGACGGAACTTACGTTCCCCTCAATATTATTTTTAACTACTGCGCAGATAACTTACTGGCAGCAGGAGCATACTATGGAGATAATGATCATATTGCCTGCATTAACGAATTCCGTTTCGACACACAAAGCAGTATTATCTCTACTATGTACAAACGTTTCTACTTCGTAATTTATCACACAAATCTTGTTATTGATAATTTTGAGTACGGAGAAAGTGCAATAAAAGACCGTTGTATTTCTGAAGCCAGAATAATGCGTGCCTGGTGTCACATGATGGCCGCAATGGCATGGGGTACTCCTCCTCTTATTGACCATTTGCTTGCCGGAACAGATAAACCGTCTAACTATGAAGGCGGGCATGAGGCACTTTTGCAGTGGTGTGCAGATGAGTGTGCAGATGCAGTACAATACCTCGACGAACGTGAAAGTACAAGTGACAAAGATGGAGCGGTAAAAGTTACTAAAGGTTTTGCCTGGACAGTGCAGGGAAAAGCCCTTCTTTATAAGAAAGACTACGAAGGCGCTAAAGCAGCTTTCAAGAAGGTTATCGATTCTAAAAAATATGACCTTATTCCTGGCGAACGCTGGGGCGAACTATTCCATATTGAAGGTGATGGATGTGAAGAAAAAATATTCGAAACAAACTTGATTAATAATGCCAGCATTGGCGACTGGGGTGGAAAAGTACAACGCTCTACATGGATGGAACTGAATCTTTGGGGATGGAGAACTGATCGCCTTGCAAGTAAGCCTTTAATGCAGTCGGATCAGGGCTGGGGTGGACTGGCTATCGAAGAAGATTTTGCCAACGAATTTGTAGCCAACGACGGAGATTCTTACCGGCGCAAAGCAACCATGGTATCATATAACGAGTTTATTACAGAACTTGAATGGAGTAGCGATGAGGATAATCCAACCGTAGAGGATAAACTTAAGGATGAGAACAGGGGGATTGTTGTTACCGAGGGACTTTACGGGCAATGTCTGTATCTCCAGAGAAAGCACATTGCTTCTGATAAAGACCGTACAACCAACTGGTACCGATTCAATAATTTTATAATTGAAAGATACGCCGATGTTCTTCTTTTGTATGCTGAGACTTGCGCCCGTACAACTGACGAAGGAGGGCTCGGGCTGGAATCTCTTCAGAAGGTTCAGCAACGTGCAGGATCAGACTATGTTAGCTCGGAACTAACTCTGGAGGATGTAAAAAAAGAGCGTAACTATGAGTTGTGGTGCGAACGTGCACGATGGATTGATATGAAACGATGGGGAGAATTGGAGAAAGTAAAAAATGCCGGAAAAAATATTCCAACTTTAAAAGATGCAGTTAACGATGGAGAGGCTAAACACAGAGGCTATCTTACATACTCAAATCCAAACGAAGGGAAAGAATCTGGCTTTAAAGAAGGAAAACATGAGTACTTTCCTTATCCTTACAGCATAACCTCGATAAATCCGAACATTGTGCAGAATCCGGGATGGGAATAA
- a CDS encoding RagB/SusD family nutrient uptake outer membrane protein has protein sequence MKKINILSLILILSIIWGCTDLEESPRGLLAPEGFFNTEKDVEAAIFGAYGRMASDYYWGRRLSFCLMYRSDMVSPGHPGIPSQRIQMDNFTNDANNGMVTLFWPRAYDIISAANTAIEGANIIDIDEEKRNALIAEARFARASVYFNLVRLFGDIPYIDAAVTDPEAMTDISKTPEAKVYQGIIDDLEFGKQHLPDYVKYRTRPSKGSAATMLADVYLTLENWDEAYSNAKWVIDNAAMFDYALEADYQDLFNATKHDGTKEQIFAIDFLGLNNGGSNEGDDVWASMTGIRGSDVQGWGAAVPIMSIYESFDKDDYRTSVSWDTEKLIGGVMTPYTDFPNEKRPHIAKYSRFMGTSTSGLRYTDFNYWYYRYADVLLMAAEAGCEVNSGPNAELVGYVNQIRARARNAGGVMNTVPEDVSSGLSKEDFIDLVIEERRIELCFEAKRWWDIKRRKLGQEVFKGPNSIEPQPNFQDFHYLLPLPQDELDRNPNLLPQNQGYN, from the coding sequence ATGAAAAAGATTAATATATTATCATTAATACTTATACTAAGCATTATTTGGGGCTGTACCGATTTGGAGGAAAGTCCACGTGGACTTTTAGCTCCCGAAGGCTTCTTTAATACCGAAAAGGATGTTGAGGCTGCAATCTTTGGAGCCTATGGACGTATGGCCTCAGATTATTATTGGGGAAGGAGATTGAGCTTCTGTTTGATGTATCGCAGCGACATGGTATCACCTGGTCATCCGGGAATTCCGTCACAAAGGATTCAAATGGATAATTTCACCAATGATGCCAATAACGGGATGGTAACACTATTCTGGCCACGTGCATACGACATTATCAGTGCTGCAAACACGGCTATTGAAGGTGCCAATATTATCGATATCGATGAAGAGAAACGTAATGCGCTTATTGCTGAGGCCCGATTTGCACGTGCGTCTGTGTATTTTAACCTGGTTCGTCTCTTTGGTGACATTCCTTACATTGACGCGGCAGTAACAGATCCGGAAGCAATGACTGATATTTCAAAAACACCTGAAGCTAAAGTTTATCAGGGAATAATAGACGATTTGGAATTCGGGAAGCAACATTTGCCTGACTATGTTAAGTATAGGACTCGCCCATCTAAAGGTTCAGCAGCAACTATGTTAGCAGATGTTTACCTGACTTTGGAAAACTGGGATGAAGCGTACAGCAATGCGAAATGGGTAATTGATAATGCTGCGATGTTTGATTATGCCTTAGAAGCTGATTATCAGGACTTGTTTAATGCGACAAAACATGACGGAACGAAGGAACAGATCTTTGCTATTGATTTCCTAGGATTAAATAATGGAGGTTCAAATGAGGGCGATGACGTTTGGGCGTCAATGACCGGCATTCGGGGGTCTGATGTGCAAGGCTGGGGAGCAGCTGTTCCTATCATGTCTATTTATGAAAGTTTCGATAAGGATGATTACCGTACATCTGTTTCCTGGGATACGGAAAAGTTAATAGGTGGGGTAATGACACCTTATACTGATTTCCCGAATGAAAAGCGGCCACATATTGCCAAGTATTCCCGATTTATGGGTACTTCTACAAGTGGCCTCAGATACACAGATTTCAATTACTGGTATTACCGATATGCAGATGTTTTGTTAATGGCTGCAGAGGCCGGATGCGAAGTAAACAGTGGCCCAAATGCCGAGTTGGTAGGATATGTAAATCAAATAAGAGCCAGGGCTCGTAATGCTGGCGGGGTAATGAACACGGTTCCTGAGGATGTTTCATCGGGACTGAGTAAAGAGGATTTTATTGATTTGGTTATAGAAGAAAGAAGGATTGAATTATGCTTCGAAGCTAAGCGTTGGTGGGATATAAAACGCAGAAAGTTAGGCCAGGAAGTATTTAAAGGCCCAAATTCAATCGAACCCCAGCCGAACTTTCAGGATTTTCATTATTTGTTGCCATTACCTCAGGATGAATTGGACAGAAATCCAAACCTGCTCCCTCAAAACCAGGGGTATAATTAA